The following proteins are co-located in the Acidimicrobiales bacterium genome:
- a CDS encoding DUF2892 domain-containing protein has product MKVNEGSADRIARVVLGIVLAIVGFAVIGGTGGTILGIVGLVPLATGLVGFCPLYTMLGINTAKGSSQS; this is encoded by the coding sequence ATGAAGGTCAATGAAGGCAGCGCAGATCGCATCGCTCGGGTGGTACTGGGAATCGTCCTGGCGATAGTCGGCTTCGCCGTTATCGGCGGCACGGGCGGAACGATCCTCGGAATCGTGGGCCTCGTTCCGTTGGCCACGGGTCTCGTAGGTTTCTGCCCGCTGTACACGATGCTGGGAATCAACACCGCCAAGGGCTCTTCCCAGTCCTGA
- a CDS encoding thioredoxin family protein: MSTSSEPSGQLDDGPVVVSAWAPWCNNCKAIEPLVAEVERDHAARLVRVRVDESPDLVDRFGLKSVPVLIALNDGQETGRLVGVHTTSAIASLFEAAADPASKVDTSPPGSLTAIRGAAGAALLGAGIIMSTVPLVAIGGALCLWALSGFARGWLGSRR, from the coding sequence ATGTCTACGTCGAGCGAACCGTCTGGCCAGCTCGACGACGGCCCTGTGGTCGTGTCGGCCTGGGCGCCGTGGTGCAACAACTGCAAGGCCATCGAACCCCTTGTGGCCGAGGTAGAACGTGACCACGCGGCCAGGCTGGTTCGGGTGCGCGTAGACGAATCGCCCGACCTGGTCGACCGATTCGGGCTGAAGTCGGTGCCGGTGCTGATCGCGCTGAACGACGGCCAAGAGACGGGTCGGCTGGTGGGGGTTCACACCACAAGCGCCATAGCGAGCCTCTTCGAGGCGGCAGCCGACCCCGCAAGCAAGGTCGACACTTCGCCGCCCGGGTCACTCACCGCCATTCGCGGCGCGGCAGGCGCCGCGCTGCTGGGCGCCGGAATCATCATGTCGACCGTGCCGCTGGTGGCCATCGGCGGCGCACTGTGTCTATGGGCACTGTCGGGCTTTGCCAGAGGCTGGCTGGGTTCTCGCCGGTGA
- a CDS encoding sigma-70 family RNA polymerase sigma factor → MTFEAPELSEHLEPLYRYALGVTRDPDLAADVVQDTIVRALERRAQYRSDAPLGHWLMRIAHNLIIDKGRRAGREVPADELSIESIERSWSDDAYTVDAAEVVERAATRAELLDALVRLPFIYRSAVVLHDIEGLRVADIAEIQDVSLPAAKQRLRRGRMAMVSALAAGADRDAATRGVPMNCWDARTHVSDYMNGDLDAVTADLIESHLRVCPTCPPLYAALVGLQSAVGKLRDPDTVIDPQTEERIRTRLHGKA, encoded by the coding sequence GTGACTTTCGAAGCGCCAGAGCTGAGCGAGCATCTCGAGCCGTTGTACAGATATGCCCTCGGGGTGACGCGCGACCCCGATCTGGCCGCCGATGTCGTCCAAGACACCATCGTCAGAGCTCTCGAACGCCGGGCGCAGTATCGCTCGGACGCCCCCTTGGGCCATTGGCTGATGCGCATAGCCCACAACCTCATCATCGACAAGGGACGCAGGGCCGGCCGCGAGGTGCCCGCCGACGAGCTGTCGATCGAGTCGATCGAGCGGTCGTGGTCAGACGATGCGTACACGGTCGATGCGGCCGAAGTGGTCGAACGAGCCGCCACCAGAGCCGAGTTGCTGGACGCTTTGGTCCGGTTGCCGTTCATCTATCGCTCGGCCGTGGTACTTCACGACATCGAGGGGCTGCGCGTGGCCGACATAGCCGAGATCCAAGACGTGTCGCTACCAGCAGCAAAACAGAGGCTCAGACGCGGGCGTATGGCCATGGTGAGTGCTCTGGCCGCAGGCGCCGACCGCGACGCCGCCACCCGAGGAGTGCCCATGAACTGCTGGGACGCCAGAACCCACGTCAGCGACTACATGAACGGTGACCTCGACGCTGTCACCGCTGATCTGATCGAGTCGCACCTGAGGGTGTGCCCCACGTGTCCGCCCCTTTATGCGGCCTTGGTGGGCTTGCAGTCCGCCGTCGGCAAGCTCCGCGACCCCGACACCGTCATCGACCCTCAGACCGAAGAACGGATACGCACCCGGCTCCACGGCAAGGCCTGA
- a CDS encoding CBS domain-containing protein, with protein MTAVTKIMTVDPTTIERSDPLSDAIRALESAPYHHLVVTENDKPIGMLSTTDIVRLLHELDIEFDGPLRNSIDDFYSIDDAMTSKLRSIPSTATVKDAAEVLAQGGFHSVVVLDGDELAGIVTTTDLARFIVSSS; from the coding sequence ATGACAGCAGTGACCAAGATCATGACCGTCGACCCGACCACGATCGAGCGCTCCGACCCGCTCTCCGATGCCATCCGAGCGCTCGAGTCGGCCCCGTATCACCACCTCGTCGTCACCGAGAACGACAAGCCCATCGGGATGCTGTCGACCACCGACATCGTCCGGTTGTTGCACGAGCTCGACATCGAATTCGATGGGCCGCTGCGCAACTCGATCGACGACTTCTACTCGATCGACGATGCCATGACCTCGAAGCTGCGATCGATCCCCTCGACGGCAACGGTCAAGGACGCTGCTGAAGTGTTGGCCCAGGGAGGTTTCCACTCCGTGGTTGTCCTCGATGGGGACGAGCTGGCAGGAATCGTCACCACAACCGATCTGGCGCGCTTCATCGTCTCCAGTTCCTAG
- a CDS encoding dynamin family protein produces the protein MNTPQKSTKRKRAEEIVEAAKGAASRLERADLLARLETTSARLAEPEVTVLVIGEFKQGKSSLVNALIKAPVCPVDDDVATAVATVIGYADHSRASISCEPLDDSGEEQHYEIKVADAGGFVVSGRIAGTNQKVNTVEVRIPRKILRAGLRVVDTPGVGGLESAHGKATMGALSMTDAVIFVTDSSQELTASELEFLKTAHQRCPNVICAMSKIDIYPRWSKIMELNQGHLADAGLEIEIFPIASPLRTRALELNDAALHDESGFPALMERIEQEILSSAEAIHVGMAMKDVRAVADQLLETETTKREAIADPATREALLARAHEARDRAEGMKLAATRWQVVLNDGFADLTSNTDHDLKQRTRALIAEVEDLIDENDPAKIGDELFPMVEERLMADIAENYYLLRQDAVDLSKRVLEVFEIDSNLADIQVASPSDLLEDRQRLDVELSEAPSYAQSLLTGMRGSYGGMLMFGMLGGLVGLATFGPVTLAIGGFMGRKAAKEERQRQLTLRRQQAKIGIKKYIDEVVFSVSKHSRDTLRQIQRDLRDSNLERAKELSTTAAESMKAAQVALKTDEAERNAEVKTLDASIDQLQRILKASVEVMDQ, from the coding sequence GTGAACACTCCACAGAAATCGACAAAGCGCAAGAGGGCCGAGGAGATCGTCGAGGCCGCCAAAGGGGCCGCATCGCGACTCGAGCGGGCCGACCTGCTGGCCCGGCTCGAGACCACTTCGGCACGGCTGGCCGAACCCGAGGTGACCGTTCTGGTCATCGGCGAGTTCAAGCAGGGCAAGTCCAGCTTGGTCAACGCCCTGATAAAGGCGCCGGTGTGCCCGGTCGACGACGACGTCGCCACGGCGGTGGCCACCGTCATCGGATACGCAGACCACTCGAGGGCGTCGATCTCGTGCGAACCGCTCGACGATTCCGGCGAAGAGCAGCACTATGAGATCAAGGTCGCCGACGCCGGCGGCTTCGTGGTCTCGGGGCGCATCGCAGGCACCAACCAGAAGGTGAACACCGTCGAGGTCAGGATTCCCCGCAAGATTTTGAGGGCCGGCCTCAGGGTCGTCGACACCCCAGGCGTCGGGGGCCTCGAATCCGCTCACGGCAAGGCCACCATGGGCGCCCTGTCGATGACCGATGCGGTCATCTTCGTCACCGACAGTTCGCAGGAGCTGACGGCCAGCGAACTCGAGTTCTTGAAGACCGCCCACCAGAGGTGCCCAAACGTCATCTGTGCCATGAGCAAGATCGACATCTACCCCCGCTGGTCGAAGATCATGGAACTGAACCAGGGCCACCTGGCCGACGCCGGCCTCGAGATCGAGATATTCCCGATCGCTTCGCCACTGCGTACCCGGGCCCTCGAGCTCAACGACGCCGCGCTGCACGACGAGAGCGGCTTTCCGGCCCTGATGGAGCGCATCGAACAAGAGATCCTGTCCTCGGCCGAGGCCATCCACGTGGGCATGGCGATGAAGGACGTGCGAGCGGTCGCCGACCAGCTCCTCGAGACCGAAACCACCAAACGCGAAGCCATTGCCGACCCTGCCACCAGAGAGGCACTGCTGGCCCGAGCCCACGAGGCCAGAGACCGCGCTGAGGGCATGAAGTTGGCGGCGACTCGGTGGCAGGTCGTACTGAACGACGGCTTCGCCGACCTGACCTCCAACACCGACCACGACCTCAAGCAACGCACTCGGGCCCTGATAGCCGAGGTAGAGGACCTGATCGACGAGAACGACCCCGCAAAGATCGGAGACGAACTGTTTCCGATGGTCGAAGAACGGCTGATGGCCGACATCGCCGAGAACTACTACCTGCTGCGCCAAGACGCCGTAGACCTGTCGAAGCGGGTTCTCGAGGTCTTCGAGATCGACTCCAACCTGGCCGACATCCAGGTGGCTTCGCCATCGGATTTGCTGGAAGACCGCCAGCGACTCGATGTCGAGCTGAGCGAAGCCCCGTCGTACGCCCAGTCGCTCCTCACCGGCATGCGCGGAAGCTACGGCGGCATGCTGATGTTCGGCATGCTCGGCGGGCTGGTGGGCCTGGCCACCTTCGGGCCCGTCACCTTGGCCATCGGTGGCTTCATGGGCCGCAAAGCGGCCAAAGAGGAACGACAACGCCAGCTGACACTTCGCCGCCAACAGGCCAAGATCGGCATCAAGAAGTACATCGACGAGGTCGTGTTCAGCGTCTCGAAGCACAGCCGGGACACGCTGCGCCAGATTCAGCGAGACCTGCGCGACAGCAACCTCGAGCGGGCCAAGGAGTTGTCGACGACCGCCGCCGAATCGATGAAGGCGGCTCAGGTTGCGCTGAAGACCGACGAGGCAGAGCGCAACGCCGAGGTCAAGACACTCGATGCTTCGATCGACCAGCTCCAGCGAATACTGAAGGCCTCGGTGGAGGTGATGGACCAGTGA
- a CDS encoding dynamin family protein: MTPLDHQIEHLSQLASQALAGTSAQASVDEARRRLYEPLRVAIAGKVKAGKSTLLNALVSERLAPTDAGECTKIVTWYRDGSTYRVTMHPRAGDPRQLPFAREEGSLNIDLKGMPTADVDHLEVEWPSSALADMTLIDTPGIDSISTHLSDRTHEFLNPDDGSSPTDAVLYLMRHLHASDVRFLESFHDQEASRPSAINSIGILSRADEIGVGRIDALGSARRIAQRYGSDPKIRRLCQTVLPVAGLLAETATTLRQDEFRLLRILAEAERAEVDALTLTVDRFANAETDLSIAPIERAELLDRFGIFGIRLSNALLRQGRATTSTELAKVLIDRSGLGELRATLHSHLAARSDILRARSALLALDRIVSGVDGIDTRDFDVELERITSSVHEFAEVQLLNGLRSGYVTLSESDVQRAERLLGAAGGLAHQRLDADESTTAAELGRLALDQHSYWQRLSENPLMSRDAADAARVLTRTCEGLIAASHAARV; the protein is encoded by the coding sequence GTGACTCCACTCGACCATCAGATCGAGCATCTGTCGCAGCTCGCTTCCCAGGCTCTGGCCGGAACGTCAGCGCAGGCTTCTGTCGATGAAGCGCGCCGGCGTCTATACGAGCCCCTGCGCGTCGCCATCGCCGGCAAGGTGAAGGCTGGCAAGTCGACGCTGTTGAACGCCCTGGTCAGCGAGCGATTGGCCCCGACCGACGCCGGCGAGTGCACAAAGATCGTCACGTGGTACCGCGACGGCTCGACCTATCGGGTCACCATGCATCCGCGTGCCGGCGACCCGCGACAGCTGCCATTCGCCCGCGAGGAAGGCTCGCTGAACATCGACCTCAAGGGCATGCCGACCGCAGACGTCGATCACCTCGAGGTCGAGTGGCCATCGTCGGCGTTGGCAGACATGACGCTGATCGACACGCCAGGCATCGACTCGATCAGCACCCATCTGTCCGATCGCACCCACGAGTTCTTGAACCCCGACGACGGATCGAGCCCCACCGACGCAGTGCTGTATTTGATGCGGCACCTGCACGCCAGCGACGTGCGGTTCCTCGAGTCGTTCCATGACCAGGAGGCGTCGCGACCCAGCGCGATCAACTCGATCGGCATCTTGTCGCGGGCCGACGAGATCGGTGTCGGGCGCATCGACGCCCTCGGCTCGGCCCGGCGCATCGCCCAGAGATACGGCTCGGATCCGAAGATCCGCCGCCTGTGTCAGACAGTGCTGCCCGTAGCGGGTCTGCTCGCCGAGACGGCCACGACGCTGCGCCAGGACGAATTCAGGCTGTTGCGCATCCTGGCCGAGGCCGAGCGTGCCGAGGTCGATGCCCTGACGCTCACCGTCGACCGGTTTGCCAACGCAGAGACCGACCTGTCGATTGCGCCAATCGAAAGGGCCGAGCTGCTCGATCGGTTCGGCATCTTCGGTATCCGCTTGTCCAACGCACTGCTTCGCCAGGGTCGCGCCACGACCAGCACCGAACTGGCGAAGGTGCTCATCGACCGAAGCGGCCTGGGCGAGCTGAGAGCAACACTTCACAGCCACCTTGCAGCCCGCAGCGACATTCTGAGGGCCAGGTCGGCCCTTCTGGCACTGGACCGCATCGTCTCGGGGGTCGACGGTATCGACACGAGAGATTTCGACGTCGAACTCGAGCGCATCACGTCGAGTGTTCACGAGTTCGCAGAGGTGCAGCTGCTCAACGGGTTGCGGTCTGGATACGTCACGCTCTCGGAGTCCGATGTGCAGCGCGCCGAGCGGCTGTTGGGCGCGGCGGGTGGTCTTGCCCACCAGCGCCTCGATGCCGATGAGTCGACCACCGCGGCCGAGCTGGGTCGTTTGGCGTTGGATCAACACAGCTACTGGCAGCGCCTCTCCGAGAACCCGCTGATGTCGCGCGACGCCGCTGACGCCGCCAGGGTGCTGACCCGCACCTGTGAAGGCCTCATAGCCGCCAGCCACGCTGCCCGGGTGTAG
- a CDS encoding LuxR C-terminal-related transcriptional regulator, whose protein sequence is MRELLDQERLHAPGRSGWVVVGKGGAGKTAALATIASGLADVSATRWIRGRRLGSSEPFSSIESLLSDDVLEELLVDATRLVKLKARRALLEGLQDGGLLVIDDAQWLDTASLELLAAVADARESFGLRMLVGHRPRLDREHLAHLDSILTFDHPAVVLGHLDEESSRSRVGVGPIGELGPIAIDHATAMCGGVVGLIDLLADSCSVERSAYEAWVAGSAPPPHVVEGVRSRVALLPAAAREVLLAMCFGASPDEPLVAQLESVTDHRALGQAMHEIDDEGLLDGDSAEPVPLVAEVVPELQAPTERSRYHLAVAAALADRADAVVGRAEHLLAGGDHSDEAIRVYLAACDDLADVAPDLADGWLERAESAGAHRSAVAARRIIVSARLGRPLDAIRAAEPVLGQPGMVDQLFAVAGAYVDARRPSQAIGALEQIVSSGDDPETREVARMSAGLCRVIAGLLDDDCDIVTEGMQSRPKADPQSEVARLVAVSLCLLGVDDLVASLASASDASSLELAVLRDQRLPFSATCFTTWLGVYLADLGFARLVCDRALAAPSRTDAVRRSRVLRSELISVLSGSIETSVDPHADWDSLGPSDRLVAVAAASGAARRANDLGRLHQLRPYLHEVLLQPPDLLGLVAYGEAMVCASRLGDADVVDSARVARDRSLALCVQRPVRILTAWIDLQVAVAADRRHEAESLSSRIAEFADVGGRLGDLVSAMQAWCRSLARDVDAEAVTVAGQKLRSLGFRWEATRIVGAAAMHIDDQVAAKSLLAAAREMRADLKVSEVGHAPLSAKLSERELEVAQLISDGQTYKQVGAKLFISPKTVEHHVARIRQRLGVDSRAEMLELIRAELEPAPA, encoded by the coding sequence ATGCGTGAATTGCTCGACCAAGAGCGCCTGCATGCACCCGGCCGCAGCGGCTGGGTCGTGGTTGGCAAGGGGGGAGCCGGAAAGACGGCTGCCCTGGCGACCATTGCGTCGGGTCTCGCAGATGTGAGCGCCACCCGATGGATCAGGGGTCGCCGTCTCGGATCCAGTGAACCCTTCTCGTCCATCGAGTCGTTGCTGTCCGATGATGTGCTCGAGGAACTGCTCGTCGACGCCACCCGGCTGGTGAAGCTGAAGGCTCGGCGGGCGCTGCTCGAGGGGCTCCAAGACGGTGGTCTGCTGGTGATCGACGACGCGCAGTGGCTCGACACAGCCTCGTTGGAACTGTTGGCCGCGGTGGCAGACGCACGTGAATCGTTCGGGCTGCGAATGTTGGTGGGTCACCGGCCCCGTTTGGACCGCGAACACCTGGCCCACCTCGACTCGATCCTCACCTTCGACCATCCCGCGGTGGTGTTGGGCCATCTCGACGAGGAATCGTCACGCAGTCGGGTGGGCGTCGGGCCGATCGGAGAGCTGGGACCGATAGCCATAGATCACGCCACTGCGATGTGTGGTGGCGTGGTTGGTCTGATCGACCTGTTGGCCGACTCGTGCTCGGTGGAGCGCAGCGCCTATGAGGCTTGGGTCGCCGGGTCGGCGCCACCTCCGCATGTGGTCGAGGGTGTCCGGTCGCGGGTTGCCCTGTTGCCGGCGGCGGCCCGCGAGGTGTTGCTGGCGATGTGCTTTGGTGCTTCACCCGACGAGCCGCTCGTGGCCCAGCTCGAGTCGGTAACAGACCACCGCGCCCTGGGCCAGGCCATGCACGAGATCGACGACGAGGGCCTGCTCGACGGCGACAGCGCCGAGCCGGTGCCGCTGGTGGCCGAGGTCGTACCCGAGTTGCAGGCTCCCACCGAGCGCAGCCGCTATCACCTGGCCGTCGCTGCGGCACTCGCCGACCGCGCCGACGCCGTCGTCGGCAGGGCCGAACACTTGCTCGCCGGCGGTGACCACTCGGACGAGGCCATCCGGGTCTATCTGGCCGCGTGTGATGATTTGGCCGACGTGGCTCCTGATTTGGCCGATGGCTGGCTCGAGCGAGCCGAATCGGCGGGTGCCCACCGCAGTGCTGTTGCCGCCAGACGTATCATCGTCAGCGCAAGGCTGGGCCGCCCGCTCGACGCAATCCGCGCCGCCGAGCCGGTGCTCGGACAGCCGGGCATGGTTGATCAGCTCTTTGCGGTGGCTGGCGCATACGTCGATGCCAGGCGTCCGTCGCAGGCCATAGGGGCCCTCGAACAGATCGTATCCAGCGGCGACGACCCTGAAACGCGCGAGGTGGCTCGCATGTCGGCAGGTTTGTGTCGGGTGATTGCAGGCCTGCTCGACGACGACTGCGACATAGTCACCGAGGGGATGCAGTCTCGTCCCAAGGCCGACCCTCAGTCTGAGGTGGCACGGCTGGTAGCGGTGTCACTGTGCCTGCTGGGAGTGGACGATCTCGTCGCGTCGCTGGCGTCGGCATCCGATGCCAGCTCGCTCGAGTTGGCGGTACTGCGCGATCAGAGGCTTCCGTTCTCGGCCACGTGCTTCACCACCTGGCTGGGCGTGTACCTGGCCGATCTGGGATTCGCCCGTCTGGTCTGCGACCGCGCGCTGGCCGCACCGTCTCGCACCGATGCCGTTCGCCGCAGCAGGGTGTTGCGAAGCGAGCTGATCTCTGTGTTGTCGGGCTCGATCGAGACCTCCGTCGACCCTCATGCCGACTGGGACAGCCTGGGGCCGAGCGACCGCCTCGTGGCGGTGGCGGCCGCGTCTGGTGCTGCAAGGCGCGCAAACGACCTGGGCAGGCTTCACCAGCTGCGTCCTTACCTGCACGAGGTGTTGTTGCAGCCTCCAGACCTCTTGGGGTTGGTCGCCTATGGCGAGGCGATGGTGTGCGCCTCCCGGCTCGGAGATGCCGACGTGGTCGATTCGGCACGTGTGGCTCGCGATCGTTCGCTGGCGCTTTGTGTGCAGCGACCGGTTCGGATCCTCACGGCTTGGATCGACCTGCAGGTCGCCGTCGCAGCCGACCGCAGGCATGAAGCCGAGTCGCTGTCGAGCCGCATCGCCGAGTTCGCCGACGTGGGCGGACGCTTGGGCGACCTTGTCTCGGCTATGCAGGCATGGTGTCGATCGCTGGCACGCGATGTCGACGCAGAAGCGGTCACCGTTGCCGGACAGAAGTTGCGGTCTCTGGGGTTTCGATGGGAGGCCACCCGCATCGTCGGCGCGGCAGCCATGCACATCGACGACCAGGTGGCGGCCAAGAGCCTGCTGGCAGCGGCGCGGGAGATGAGGGCCGATCTGAAGGTCAGCGAGGTCGGTCATGCACCGCTGTCGGCCAAGCTCTCCGAGCGCGAGCTCGAGGTGGCCCAGTTGATCAGCGATGGTCAGACCTACAAACAGGTGGGCGCCAAGTTGTTCATCTCGCCCAAAACGGTCGAGCATCACGTGGCGCGGATACGGCAGCGCCTGGGGGTCGACTCCAGGGCGGAGATGCTCGAGCTGATCAGAGCCGAACTCGAACCAGCGCCGGCCTAG
- a CDS encoding Hsp70 family protein — protein sequence MTYQLGVDLGTTYTAAAIHRDGRTDIFELGNRSSTIPSVIFLGEDGTILTGEAANRRGVTEPNRVAREFKRRIGDPTPILLGGSPYSAEALSAKLLSWVIERVSEREGSHPSRVAVTHPANWGPYKLDLLQQAVRMANLEDVVTLTEPEAAAVHYATLERIEPGMVVAVFDLGGGTFDAATLRKNQTGFEFLGRPEGIERLGGIDFDEAVFGFVTRSLGGAMQDLDPSDPAAVAAVARLRAECVDAKEALSGDTEATIPVVLPNIQTDIRITRSEFEQLIRPSLADAIAAMRRAVRSADLEMDQVDMVLLVGGSSRIPLIGQMVGGELGRPVAVDAHPKHSIALGASMAAAEEGATHPVTEAAASAAKALDTPEESGAAQSAASAAAVVEAAPAAQTSQAAPAPIRETIAPTEASAAGGSTGGTPPPAQPPTPGPDREPAPQPLGVQAASSGGGGMNKGLLVGIAAAVVLLIVGAIVVFGGGGDDDPDIVAGGASTTEESSTTEADATTTTEEPATTTTQASTTTEATTTTARPTTSTTTEPPFVCNGFCATIDDFEVVDGELVVEWTAHNFTPDTSNIHVHFYYNVFDAAQVGTNFAQWGESVQGFWQLTQDIPFRTAGTPVAMASLPADATQLCVTPTDSAHGVLDPEHFDCLDIPDDLLRG from the coding sequence GTGACGTACCAACTGGGTGTCGATCTGGGCACGACGTATACGGCTGCCGCCATCCACAGGGACGGCCGCACAGACATTTTCGAGCTCGGGAATCGCAGTTCGACGATTCCTTCCGTGATCTTCCTGGGAGAAGACGGAACGATCCTCACCGGCGAGGCGGCCAACCGACGCGGCGTTACCGAGCCCAACCGGGTAGCCCGCGAGTTCAAGCGTCGCATCGGTGATCCAACGCCCATCCTGCTCGGCGGTTCGCCCTATTCAGCCGAGGCCCTTTCGGCCAAGCTGCTGAGCTGGGTGATCGAGCGGGTCAGCGAGCGCGAAGGGTCACATCCCAGCAGGGTCGCGGTGACCCACCCCGCCAACTGGGGTCCGTACAAGCTCGACCTGCTCCAGCAGGCCGTGCGCATGGCAAACCTCGAAGACGTCGTGACGCTCACCGAACCCGAGGCAGCCGCAGTTCATTACGCCACCCTCGAGCGCATCGAGCCCGGCATGGTCGTGGCCGTTTTCGATCTGGGCGGCGGCACTTTCGACGCTGCCACCCTCCGCAAGAACCAGACCGGGTTCGAGTTCCTCGGTCGCCCCGAAGGCATCGAACGTCTTGGCGGCATCGACTTCGACGAGGCGGTGTTCGGGTTCGTAACCCGCTCGCTGGGTGGGGCGATGCAAGATCTCGACCCGTCCGACCCCGCAGCGGTTGCCGCGGTGGCGCGCTTGCGAGCCGAGTGTGTCGACGCAAAGGAAGCCCTGTCTGGCGACACCGAGGCCACCATCCCGGTGGTGCTGCCAAACATCCAGACCGACATCCGCATCACCCGATCCGAGTTCGAGCAGCTGATCCGGCCCAGTCTGGCCGATGCGATCGCGGCTATGCGCCGTGCCGTACGCAGCGCTGACCTCGAGATGGATCAGGTCGACATGGTCCTGCTCGTGGGCGGCAGCAGCCGCATCCCGCTGATCGGCCAGATGGTCGGAGGCGAATTGGGCCGACCGGTCGCGGTCGATGCGCACCCCAAACACTCGATCGCTCTGGGCGCATCGATGGCCGCGGCCGAAGAAGGCGCCACTCACCCCGTCACCGAGGCGGCAGCGTCGGCAGCCAAGGCGCTCGATACTCCAGAGGAGTCGGGCGCGGCGCAGTCGGCTGCATCTGCAGCTGCCGTTGTCGAAGCCGCGCCTGCAGCCCAGACCTCGCAGGCCGCCCCGGCACCCATCCGAGAGACCATCGCGCCTACCGAGGCGTCCGCTGCTGGCGGCTCGACGGGTGGCACGCCGCCACCGGCCCAGCCGCCGACGCCTGGCCCCGACCGCGAACCGGCGCCCCAGCCGTTGGGTGTGCAGGCGGCATCGTCGGGTGGTGGGGGTATGAACAAGGGTCTCCTCGTCGGCATCGCGGCCGCTGTCGTGTTGCTGATCGTGGGTGCAATCGTCGTGTTCGGCGGTGGTGGCGACGACGACCCCGACATCGTCGCGGGTGGCGCCTCCACCACAGAAGAGTCATCGACGACCGAGGCCGATGCCACGACCACTACCGAGGAACCGGCAACCACAACTACGCAAGCCTCGACCACCACCGAGGCGACCACCACGACCGCAAGGCCCACCACCTCGACCACGACCGAGCCACCGTTCGTGTGCAACGGCTTTTGTGCCACCATCGACGACTTCGAAGTGGTCGATGGTGAGTTGGTGGTCGAATGGACGGCCCACAACTTCACCCCAGACACCAGCAACATCCACGTGCACTTCTATTACAACGTGTTCGATGCTGCTCAGGTCGGCACCAACTTCGCCCAGTGGGGCGAGAGCGTTCAGGGCTTCTGGCAGCTCACCCAGGACATTCCGTTCCGAACGGCGGGCACTCCGGTGGCGATGGCCAGCCTGCCGGCGGACGCGACTCAGCTTTGCGTGACGCCCACAGACTCGGCGCATGGCGTGCTCGACCCAGAGCATTTCGACTGCCTCGACATCCCAGACGACCTGCTTCGCGGATGA